A single Candidatus Omnitrophota bacterium DNA region contains:
- a CDS encoding cell division protein FtsQ/DivIB, with protein MAKKEKRFARNTRKPKAGRRIFFLLDIIIRLVPFLFIILISALIVKGIWHILIHSDYFNIKYIEVMDRSSAKLETSMARDLYSNKGINIFLLDIKRCEYDIERDYPEIRDAVVYRRLPDMLFVSYRLRKPVCQIESGSYYLVSDDAVIIPPPLLSKQPALTVVSGINVNPKLLSGGRHEYRQQLVHAIGIIKDINDIAKDSCLPDDFKVKEVNVYDIDNPALILEDGTRIELGSYRVKDKLDTIKKVLNDLLSRRRKAKVIDLRFEDVVVVPC; from the coding sequence ATGGCCAAGAAAGAAAAAAGGTTTGCGCGTAACACGAGAAAACCTAAAGCCGGAAGACGGATATTTTTCCTGCTGGATATCATTATAAGGCTTGTACCTTTTTTGTTTATTATCCTCATATCAGCTCTTATTGTTAAAGGCATTTGGCATATACTGATTCATTCCGATTATTTTAATATTAAGTATATTGAGGTCATGGACAGGTCCAGCGCCAAACTTGAGACGTCCATGGCGCGGGATTTGTATTCAAACAAGGGTATAAATATATTTCTTTTGGATATAAAAAGATGTGAATATGACATAGAGAGGGATTATCCTGAAATCAGGGACGCGGTCGTTTATAGGCGTTTGCCGGACATGTTGTTTGTGTCTTATAGATTAAGAAAACCTGTCTGCCAGATAGAATCAGGCAGTTATTATCTTGTCTCCGATGACGCAGTTATCATACCTCCGCCTCTTTTATCAAAACAGCCTGCTCTTACGGTAGTCTCGGGCATCAATGTAAACCCGAAGCTGTTATCAGGCGGCAGGCATGAATACAGACAGCAACTGGTTCATGCCATAGGCATAATAAAGGATATTAATGATATCGCCAAAGACTCTTGCCTTCCGGATGATTTCAAGGTGAAAGAGGTCAATGTCTATGACATAGACAACCCAGCTTTGATACTTGAGGACGGGACAAGGATTGAATTGGGTTCGTACCGGGTTAAGGACAAGCTGGATACCATCAAAAAAGTTTTAAACGATTTATTATCAAGACGACGTAAAGCAAAAGTTATAGATTTAAGGTTTGAGGATGTTGTTGTCGTGCCCTGTTGA
- the ftsA gene encoding cell division protein FtsA: MKKKEAFIAALDIGSSKVSCLISDMPEQKGALNILGYGVGYHDCFKKGVVSDIKGLSDAVSAAVCEAEDISGKKVQSVFLSVSGTHLKGFLSHGEVVISDKDNEITRHDVDRVIASAKSVHMPYERGIIYSSRGDFIVDSEPGVANPVGMFGMKLETNMFLVTAKISVIDNIEKAVKYSGLGIEDTVISSLAGLKAVVPDHEKSLGVAFVDIGSDMTDILVVSQSRPVFLKALAIGGRDITKRLASELCVPEVEAERFKIERFSLDSSGGELIIPAGIMPKKLSQKPDLRGILAEEYTRIFKEIKKELKGSGCLGNIPSGVVMCGQSVTMDGCIELAESVLGIPVRIGRIIGLGALPKPLPCHVYFVAAGLLQLGAETRQSKLSLLKLGPKNWLLALSEYAKGLYNDYF; this comes from the coding sequence ATGAAGAAAAAAGAGGCCTTTATTGCAGCCCTTGACATAGGCTCATCAAAGGTAAGCTGTCTTATATCCGATATGCCAGAGCAAAAAGGAGCATTGAATATTTTAGGCTATGGCGTTGGATACCATGATTGTTTTAAGAAAGGAGTGGTCTCTGACATAAAAGGGCTTTCAGATGCCGTGTCAGCGGCCGTTTGCGAGGCCGAAGATATTAGTGGTAAAAAAGTGCAGTCCGTTTTTTTAAGCGTGTCAGGCACGCATTTAAAAGGTTTTTTGTCTCATGGCGAGGTAGTGATATCTGATAAGGATAACGAGATAACCAGGCATGATGTAGACAGGGTCATTGCCAGCGCTAAGTCTGTGCACATGCCGTATGAAAGAGGCATTATTTACTCTTCCAGGGGGGATTTTATCGTTGATTCGGAGCCGGGCGTAGCCAATCCTGTGGGCATGTTTGGAATGAAGCTTGAGACAAATATGTTCCTTGTCACGGCAAAGATATCGGTGATAGATAATATTGAAAAAGCGGTAAAATATTCAGGGCTTGGCATTGAGGACACCGTCATTTCGTCATTAGCCGGATTAAAGGCTGTTGTTCCGGACCATGAAAAAAGCCTTGGGGTGGCATTTGTTGATATTGGTTCAGATATGACCGATATACTGGTTGTTTCTCAATCAAGACCGGTATTTCTGAAGGCATTGGCTATTGGTGGCAGAGATATCACAAAAAGGCTTGCCAGCGAATTATGCGTGCCTGAAGTAGAAGCTGAACGATTCAAGATAGAGAGGTTCTCGCTTGACAGCTCCGGAGGAGAATTGATTATACCGGCCGGTATAATGCCCAAAAAGCTTTCTCAAAAACCGGATCTAAGGGGTATTCTCGCTGAAGAGTATACGCGCATATTCAAAGAGATTAAAAAAGAGTTAAAGGGTTCAGGCTGTCTGGGCAATATACCCAGCGGTGTTGTCATGTGCGGCCAATCGGTAACTATGGATGGTTGCATTGAGTTGGCCGAATCTGTCTTAGGTATACCGGTACGTATAGGACGCATAATAGGTTTAGGCGCTTTACCCAAGCCTTTACCTTGTCATGTGTATTTTGTCGCCGCCGGGTTGCTTCAGCTGGGAGCTGAAACCAGGCAGTCAAAACTATCATTGTTAAAATTAGGCCCCAAAAATTGGCTATTGGCTTTATCCGAATACGCTAAAGGGCTTTACAACGATTATTTTTAA
- a CDS encoding YggS family pyridoxal phosphate-dependent enzyme: MVIRNLALVKERIEKAAKRAGRNPAEIRLLPVTKTADIRQLQEVLMSGVSDIAENRVKDALLKYNLLGKTAKNAKWHMIGHLQTNKAALCLSIFDIIHSLDSIHLAREIDKQAYALGKHIDCLVEVNISGESSKYGISPSDIFSFVEEASRLPNVNLTGLMTIAPMARNKEDARPYFNSLRALRDGVISAGYRSIKELSMGMTQDFETAVEEGATIVRIGSAIFNNQAG, translated from the coding sequence ATGGTAATCAGAAACCTTGCTCTGGTTAAAGAAAGGATAGAAAAGGCGGCAAAAAGAGCGGGTCGTAACCCGGCAGAGATCAGGTTACTGCCTGTTACTAAAACAGCCGATATCAGACAGCTCCAGGAAGTTTTAATGTCAGGCGTTTCGGACATAGCGGAGAACAGGGTCAAGGATGCTCTTTTGAAATATAATTTGCTCGGTAAAACGGCAAAAAACGCCAAATGGCATATGATAGGCCATCTTCAGACGAACAAAGCGGCCCTTTGCCTTAGCATATTTGATATTATACATTCCCTTGACAGCATTCATCTTGCCCGCGAGATAGACAAGCAGGCATACGCGTTGGGCAAACATATTGATTGTCTGGTTGAGGTGAACATATCAGGTGAAAGTTCCAAATACGGTATTAGCCCCAGTGATATCTTTAGCTTTGTGGAAGAGGCATCACGTTTACCCAATGTTAATCTGACAGGTCTTATGACAATAGCGCCTATGGCCAGGAACAAAGAGGATGCAAGGCCTTATTTTAACAGCCTGCGCGCGCTAAGGGATGGTGTTATCTCCGCCGGTTACCGGAGCATCAAAGAGCTTTCTATGGGGATGACACAGGATTTTGAAACAGCTGTTGAAGAAGGCGCTACTATTGTCAGGATAGGTTCAGCCATATTCAACAACCAGGCCGGTTAA
- the proC gene encoding pyrroline-5-carboxylate reductase, with the protein MKIAIIGFGKMGEAILKGLTLKGYPGKSHIFVADKDAARLGYLRSNYGVFGSHSNIDVCLKSDIIIMAVKPQDMGSALEDMSHALKSRLLISIAAGKTISFIRQKGRVKRIVRAMPNMPAFVHRAMTVLSYSSAVTDRDRRSAELIFNCIGKTLVLSERHMNAVTAVSGSGPAYLFLLMEAMAKSAVSLGIKKDLAFELVTQTIFGASFLQYSLGKCPASLKQDVASKGGTTEAALDVFKKRGFEAIVQDAVKAAFDRSRQLGPD; encoded by the coding sequence TTGAAGATAGCAATTATCGGATTCGGTAAAATGGGCGAAGCCATATTAAAAGGGTTGACGCTCAAAGGATATCCGGGTAAATCGCATATTTTTGTCGCGGACAAGGATGCGGCCAGGCTGGGTTATCTGCGTTCCAATTACGGCGTTTTTGGTTCACATTCTAATATTGATGTTTGCCTGAAAAGCGATATTATCATAATGGCGGTTAAGCCTCAAGATATGGGTTCTGCCCTTGAGGATATGTCGCATGCCTTAAAGAGCAGGCTTTTGATATCTATAGCAGCAGGTAAAACAATAAGTTTTATCAGGCAAAAGGGGCGTGTTAAGAGAATCGTTAGGGCCATGCCTAATATGCCCGCGTTTGTCCATCGCGCGATGACGGTTTTGTCTTACAGCAGTGCGGTAACAGACCGGGACAGGCGCAGCGCGGAGTTAATATTTAATTGTATCGGTAAGACGCTTGTGTTGAGTGAAAGGCATATGAATGCCGTGACAGCCGTATCGGGTAGCGGGCCGGCGTATCTTTTTCTGCTGATGGAAGCTATGGCCAAATCAGCGGTATCTTTGGGGATTAAAAAAGACCTGGCCTTTGAGCTTGTAACCCAGACAATATTCGGTGCTAGTTTTCTACAGTACAGCCTGGGCAAATGCCCCGCCTCTCTTAAGCAGGATGTGGCTTCAAAAGGCGGGACAACAGAGGCGGCATTAGATGTTTTTAAAAAACGCGGGTTTGAGGCTATTGTGCAAGACGCCGTGAAAGCCGCTTTTGACAGATCAAGACAGCTTGGCCCGGATTAG
- a CDS encoding YggT family protein, whose amino-acid sequence MFVLGNFIMSVAKILDIVITLLYWMIIVKALISWVNPDPFNPIVQFLQRATEPILSPIRKGLKMQFWAVDVSPIIAILGLIFAQSFLVHTLVDLAQRLK is encoded by the coding sequence ATGTTTGTTCTAGGTAATTTCATTATGAGTGTAGCAAAGATACTTGATATTGTTATAACATTGCTCTATTGGATGATAATAGTCAAGGCGCTTATAAGTTGGGTAAACCCTGATCCTTTTAATCCCATAGTTCAGTTTTTACAGCGCGCCACAGAGCCTATTTTAAGCCCTATCAGAAAAGGATTAAAGATGCAATTTTGGGCAGTTGACGTTTCGCCTATTATTGCCATATTGGGCTTGATTTTTGCCCAGAGTTTTTTAGTGCACACATTAGTAGACCTGGCGCAAAGGCTCAAATGA
- a CDS encoding DUF167 domain-containing protein: MKFSVKVQPRASRDEVKQCPGSDYKVYLKAAPVDGKANEALVRVIAGYFKARRSDVRIVSGFNSRKKVIEINI, encoded by the coding sequence ATGAAATTTAGTGTAAAGGTCCAGCCCAGGGCGTCAAGGGACGAGGTCAAACAATGCCCCGGCAGTGATTATAAGGTTTATCTGAAAGCCGCGCCGGTTGATGGCAAGGCCAATGAAGCGTTGGTAAGGGTTATTGCCGGATATTTTAAAGCGCGCAGGTCAGATGTCCGCATAGTATCGGGTTTTAACAGCAGGAAAAAGGTCATAGAGATTAATATTTAA
- the rpmF gene encoding 50S ribosomal protein L32, with translation MGLPKRRHSKARGRKRRTHYKLSEPSLAKCPNCGSIIMGHRVCAQCGYYKGRQVVSKKEKAKKHKA, from the coding sequence ATGGGATTACCAAAGAGGAGACATTCAAAAGCGAGGGGTAGAAAAAGGCGCACTCATTATAAGCTGTCCGAGCCTTCTCTTGCCAAATGCCCTAATTGCGGTAGTATTATTATGGGGCACAGGGTGTGCGCCCAATGCGGTTATTATAAAGGCAGACAAGTGGTTTCTAAGAAGGAAAAGGCCAAAAAACATAAAGCCTGA
- the plsX gene encoding phosphate acyltransferase PlsX: MRIAVDAMGGDNAPNVVIEGALLACKEFGYDIVLVGDNEKIQHELFKRGVHATHAISVCHASEVIGMDEPAALSVRKKRDSSINVSARLLRDGKVEAFVSAGNTGAVVCAVALRMGLLNGVQRPGIGLIYPTLKDLCVLIDVGANIHPKPEHLLQYAIMGDVLQKYLFGKKTARIGLLNVGEEEAKGTDFIKETHRLLNASGIKFTGNVEGGDIYTGEYDVIVCDGFVGNVVLKVSESLAHTLTVFLKRKLKQGFLTQIGALLSMPAFKALKKEIDYSEYGGAPLLGVNGVCIICHGGSSAKAIKNAIREAAEFVKLEVNQHIIEAIARQEGDCPK; this comes from the coding sequence ATGCGTATTGCTGTAGACGCTATGGGCGGAGATAATGCGCCGAACGTTGTGATAGAAGGCGCTTTACTTGCCTGCAAGGAGTTCGGATACGATATCGTCCTTGTCGGCGACAATGAAAAAATACAACACGAGCTTTTTAAAAGAGGCGTTCACGCTACCCACGCCATATCAGTTTGCCATGCCTCGGAGGTAATTGGCATGGATGAACCGGCGGCATTGAGCGTCCGCAAGAAGAGAGATTCTTCCATCAATGTCAGCGCGAGGCTGCTGCGTGACGGTAAGGTTGAGGCTTTCGTGTCAGCAGGCAATACAGGCGCGGTTGTGTGCGCTGTCGCGTTAAGAATGGGCCTTTTAAACGGAGTGCAAAGGCCGGGGATAGGCCTTATATATCCTACCCTGAAAGATCTATGCGTGCTTATTGATGTCGGAGCCAATATTCATCCCAAGCCTGAACACCTCCTGCAGTATGCCATTATGGGGGATGTTCTTCAAAAATATCTGTTCGGTAAAAAAACGGCAAGAATCGGCCTGCTTAATGTCGGGGAAGAGGAGGCAAAAGGGACGGATTTTATAAAAGAGACACATAGATTGCTTAATGCCAGCGGTATAAAATTTACGGGAAATGTTGAAGGCGGCGATATATATACAGGTGAATATGACGTTATTGTCTGCGACGGATTTGTCGGAAACGTGGTTCTGAAGGTATCGGAATCCTTGGCTCACACGTTGACCGTTTTTCTCAAAAGAAAGCTCAAGCAGGGTTTCTTGACGCAGATAGGCGCTCTTTTAAGCATGCCTGCCTTTAAGGCATTGAAAAAAGAAATAGATTATTCCGAATACGGCGGAGCCCCTTTATTAGGAGTTAACGGAGTATGTATTATATGCCACGGAGGTTCGTCCGCCAAGGCTATAAAAAACGCCATAAGAGAGGCGGCGGAATTTGTTAAGCTTGAGGTTAACCAGCACATTATTGAAGCTATAGCCCGGCAGGAAGGGGATTGTCCTAAATGA
- a CDS encoding ketoacyl-ACP synthase III gives MKTGRSVGITGIGMCVPKKVLTNHDLEKMVDTSDEWITTRTGIKKRRIAQPGTASSDLAVSAARKAMEAAKIKPEDLDLIIVATITPDMPFPSTACFVQSKLGAKNAACFDLGAACSGFIYGLVSAKQFICSGAYKNALVIGVEVLSSVTDYTDRNTCALFGDGAGAAVLQPVASGGILSYYLGSDGDLANLLYLPAGGSKNPASMDTVKNRLHYIKMSGSEVFKSAVRIMADAATRAVCEAKLGCKDISLLIPHQANMRIINSVRQRIGLPEDKVYLNVAKYGNVSAASTIMALCEAVDEKRIKKGDIIVLVAFGAGFTWGSIVIKW, from the coding sequence ATGAAAACAGGCAGATCGGTAGGAATCACAGGTATCGGCATGTGTGTGCCGAAAAAGGTTTTGACGAATCATGACCTTGAAAAAATGGTTGATACTTCGGATGAATGGATAACGACAAGGACAGGCATAAAAAAAAGACGGATAGCGCAGCCGGGAACGGCATCAAGCGATCTGGCGGTGAGCGCGGCGCGTAAAGCTATGGAAGCGGCAAAGATCAAACCCGAAGATTTGGACCTTATCATTGTTGCCACCATTACCCCCGATATGCCTTTCCCGTCCACGGCCTGCTTTGTCCAATCCAAACTGGGGGCAAAGAACGCCGCGTGTTTTGATTTAGGGGCGGCATGTTCAGGTTTTATTTACGGCTTAGTCTCCGCGAAGCAGTTTATATGTTCGGGTGCTTATAAAAACGCTCTTGTCATAGGTGTTGAGGTTTTGAGTTCCGTTACCGATTATACAGACAGAAATACCTGTGCTTTGTTTGGAGATGGCGCCGGAGCCGCCGTGCTGCAGCCGGTTGCTTCAGGAGGCATACTGTCTTATTATCTTGGCTCTGACGGTGACCTGGCCAACCTTTTGTATCTACCCGCAGGCGGGTCAAAAAATCCCGCTTCAATGGATACGGTCAAGAACAGGCTCCATTATATAAAGATGAGCGGCAGCGAGGTATTTAAATCCGCTGTCAGGATTATGGCTGATGCCGCTACGCGGGCGGTTTGCGAAGCCAAATTGGGATGCAAGGACATATCCCTTCTTATTCCGCACCAGGCTAATATGAGAATAATAAATTCCGTAAGGCAGAGGATAGGCCTTCCCGAAGACAAGGTATATCTTAATGTGGCCAAATACGGTAATGTCTCGGCCGCGTCAACCATAATGGCCCTTTGCGAGGCTGTTGATGAAAAAAGGATAAAGAAGGGCGATATTATCGTGCTCGTTGCTTTTGGCGCCGGTTTTACATGGGGGTCTATTGTAATAAAATGGTAG
- the fabD gene encoding ACP S-malonyltransferase, whose translation MVESAFIFPGQGAQYVGMGKELYDNHEIARRTFEQANEILGFDLKRLCFEGPEKELTMTRNCQAAILVSSIAALRVHLLSSCDYVPQVTLGLSLGEYSALVCAEAICFSDAVKLVRSRGLFMEEASNDNPGKMACIIGLDLEQVEDICRHSKAQVANLNCPGQIVISGSIESIDSASVLAKEKGAKRVIVLDVSGPFHSALMAQACHKLDKVLKDMQFMPPKIPVISNVTAFAQDNPDMIKANLVDQISLTTRWEDSIRKVASRGIKHFFEIGPGTVLKGLLRRIDPGLVCHNVPA comes from the coding sequence ATGGTAGAATCTGCTTTTATATTTCCCGGACAGGGAGCTCAATATGTCGGCATGGGGAAAGAGCTTTATGATAATCATGAGATAGCCCGCAGGACATTTGAACAGGCAAACGAGATACTCGGTTTTGACCTTAAGAGGCTTTGCTTTGAGGGCCCTGAAAAAGAATTGACTATGACCCGGAATTGCCAGGCTGCGATATTAGTTTCATCTATCGCGGCATTGCGTGTTCATCTATTGTCAAGTTGTGATTATGTGCCTCAAGTGACGCTTGGGCTTAGCCTTGGTGAATACAGCGCCTTAGTATGCGCGGAGGCTATATGTTTTAGCGATGCCGTTAAGCTTGTCAGGTCAAGGGGGCTGTTTATGGAAGAGGCCTCTAACGACAACCCCGGCAAAATGGCCTGCATTATCGGCCTGGACCTGGAGCAGGTTGAAGATATATGCCGGCATTCAAAGGCCCAGGTGGCAAACCTTAATTGCCCCGGACAGATTGTTATATCGGGTTCAATAGAGTCTATTGACAGCGCGTCTGTATTAGCAAAGGAAAAAGGCGCGAAGCGGGTTATTGTCCTTGACGTGAGCGGACCCTTCCATTCGGCGCTAATGGCGCAGGCCTGCCATAAACTGGATAAGGTATTAAAGGATATGCAATTTATGCCCCCCAAGATACCTGTTATCAGTAATGTCACCGCTTTTGCTCAAGACAATCCCGATATGATAAAGGCCAATCTCGTGGATCAGATAAGCCTTACCACCCGATGGGAGGATTCTATAAGGAAAGTTGCCTCCCGCGGCATTAAACATTTTTTTGAAATAGGTCCGGGTACGGTACTCAAAGGCCTGTTAAGGCGTATTGACCCTGGACTTGTATGTCATAATGTGCCGGCATGA
- a CDS encoding ATP-binding protein, with protein MFFYYTTSLLTVITSLALGIFVFFKNPSNKLHVSLFRMNTVVAAWSFFLFFHYASRTHQQAMATLYALHCAAILIPACFVHLACDLLDIANPARVRIPYIICGAFIPLVYSPYFINGIKQKYIFRYYANAGDLYVLWIITYCLMTGYGLHLMISRYRASSAIKKIQIRYILCASLIGFAGAATIYFLFYDISIPPFGEHIIFLYPVIFSIGVLKHDALELNIAIKRTIVYSVSIALITFAYLIIVLLSERFLQDAVGYQSIGISVGAAIVIALIFSPLKNRVEKIIEKFYMQNAYQRMQKELMESDKSRALAHLAAGLAHEIRNPLTAIKTFCEFLPKKFNDKNFRQDFSRIVNDETEKIGSLIDQLLEFAKPSSLKISACDVKQALDYTLNLLSAETLKSNIRVIKDYGQCDHIIQADTVKLKHVFFNIIKNGLESMGGNGVIRVVTKRTPGRLNIDIQDTGCGIGEKNLVRIFEPFFSLKTNGTGLGLPVSQSIILEHKGSIYAKSSPGAGTTFTISLPICF; from the coding sequence ATGTTTTTCTATTACACGACATCTCTTCTTACTGTCATAACATCTCTTGCCTTGGGTATATTTGTATTTTTTAAAAATCCCAGTAATAAGCTCCATGTGTCGCTTTTTCGCATGAATACCGTCGTTGCCGCCTGGAGCTTTTTTCTTTTCTTCCACTACGCCAGCAGGACACATCAACAGGCAATGGCTACGCTATACGCGTTGCACTGCGCGGCGATATTGATACCGGCCTGTTTCGTCCACCTCGCCTGCGACCTGCTTGATATTGCCAATCCCGCGCGCGTAAGGATCCCTTATATTATCTGCGGCGCTTTTATCCCTCTCGTCTATTCCCCGTATTTTATCAACGGCATAAAACAAAAATATATTTTTAGATATTACGCTAATGCCGGGGATTTATATGTACTATGGATTATCACGTATTGCCTTATGACAGGATACGGCCTTCATCTGATGATAAGCCGTTACCGGGCTTCTTCCGCGATAAAAAAAATTCAAATACGTTATATCCTTTGCGCCTCACTGATAGGTTTTGCCGGAGCGGCTACCATATATTTTCTTTTTTACGATATATCAATACCCCCTTTCGGGGAGCATATTATATTTCTCTATCCGGTAATATTTTCCATAGGGGTGCTTAAACACGACGCGCTGGAACTGAACATCGCCATAAAAAGAACCATAGTCTACTCCGTATCAATAGCTCTTATTACCTTCGCGTATCTTATAATCGTCTTATTATCAGAACGTTTTCTGCAGGACGCCGTGGGGTATCAATCCATCGGCATCAGCGTCGGCGCCGCTATCGTAATAGCGCTCATATTCAGCCCTTTAAAAAACCGGGTTGAAAAAATCATAGAAAAATTCTACATGCAGAATGCCTATCAAAGAATGCAAAAAGAACTTATGGAATCCGATAAGAGCAGGGCGCTGGCACACCTGGCGGCGGGACTCGCGCATGAGATACGCAATCCCCTGACCGCCATCAAGACATTTTGTGAATTCTTGCCCAAAAAGTTTAACGATAAGAACTTCAGGCAGGACTTTTCAAGAATAGTAAACGATGAAACCGAAAAGATAGGCTCGCTCATTGACCAACTGCTTGAATTCGCGAAACCGTCATCGTTGAAGATATCCGCTTGCGACGTAAAACAGGCCCTTGACTATACCCTAAACCTGCTTTCAGCGGAAACACTCAAGTCTAATATCAGGGTGATAAAAGACTATGGCCAATGCGATCACATCATACAAGCAGACACCGTTAAATTAAAACACGTATTTTTCAACATAATAAAAAACGGCCTTGAGTCAATGGGCGGAAACGGTGTGATCAGAGTCGTAACAAAGCGGACACCGGGAAGGTTAAACATAGATATTCAAGACACCGGATGCGGTATCGGAGAAAAAAATCTCGTCAGGATATTTGAACCGTTTTTTTCGCTCAAAACCAACGGCACCGGGCTTGGCCTGCCGGTGTCACAAAGTATAATCCTTGAACACAAAGGCTCAATCTATGCCAAAAGCTCTCCGGGGGCAGGGACAACATTCACAATATCGTTACCGATATGCTTTTAA
- a CDS encoding response regulator, producing the protein MKKQVLVCDDERGVRESLKLILCDKYDVIFAESGAQAIELINQNQEIKCLLLDIKMPPPNGIELLKYLKDRSISVPVIVITGYQSVETAAESLNNGAVSYITKPFRSESVLDALEKAIS; encoded by the coding sequence ATGAAAAAACAGGTCCTGGTATGCGATGATGAAAGAGGGGTCCGCGAATCCCTGAAACTGATACTCTGCGATAAATACGATGTGATATTTGCTGAAAGCGGGGCTCAAGCCATTGAGCTGATAAATCAAAATCAGGAAATTAAATGCCTTTTACTTGACATAAAAATGCCTCCGCCAAACGGCATTGAGCTGTTAAAATACCTTAAAGACCGGAGCATCAGCGTCCCGGTCATTGTAATAACAGGCTACCAAAGCGTTGAAACCGCCGCCGAATCTTTGAACAACGGCGCGGTAAGCTATATCACCAAACCGTTTCGCTCGGAATCCGTTTTAGACGCTTTGGAAAAAGCCATCTCTTAA
- a CDS encoding XRE family transcriptional regulator — MAEKIRGLRKEKGLTLKALSLSSGVALATLSRIETGKMRGTVESHKAIASALGQTLSQLYSNLENKKTPIEYQNIENRTDLFLHNDKASYHMLTSNILSKKMMPVMLKLSSGGRTSIERPCAAAEKFLYVLRGCVEVVIGKTRHVLKKSETLYFNAGLSHYIKNPRKDEALIICVTTPPAL; from the coding sequence ATGGCAGAAAAGATACGCGGCCTGCGTAAAGAAAAAGGCCTTACCTTAAAAGCGCTTTCTCTTTCAAGCGGCGTCGCTTTAGCTACATTAAGCAGGATTGAAACCGGCAAGATGAGAGGGACTGTTGAATCTCATAAAGCCATAGCATCGGCCCTTGGCCAAACCCTTTCTCAACTATATAGCAATCTGGAAAATAAAAAAACCCCTATTGAATACCAGAATATTGAGAACCGGACGGATCTTTTTCTCCATAATGATAAGGCGTCCTATCACATGCTTACCAGCAATATACTCTCAAAAAAAATGATGCCTGTCATGCTGAAGCTGTCTTCAGGGGGCAGGACCAGTATTGAACGGCCCTGCGCGGCCGCGGAAAAATTCCTGTATGTGCTTAGAGGCTGCGTTGAAGTGGTTATCGGAAAAACAAGGCATGTCTTAAAAAAATCGGAGACACTCTATTTTAACGCCGGTTTAAGCCATTATATAAAAAATCCCCGTAAAGACGAGGCCTTGATTATATGCGTTACTACCCCGCCGGCGCTATAG